DNA from Cupriavidus necator N-1:
CCGCGCCTGCCAGCAGGAGGACAGCCTTGATGATCTGGATCCACGTCGTCGCCAGCATGCCGCCGAAAAAGACATAGATGACCATCAGCACACCGACCAGCACTACTGCCGCCGTGTAGTTGAAGCCGAACAGCAGCTCCACCAGCTTGCCCGCGCCCACCATTTGCGAAACCAGGTAAAGCAGCACGATGACGATCGAGCTCGACGCCGAGAACGCGCGGATCGGGCGTTGCTGCAAGCGGTAGGAGACCACGTCGGCCAGGGTAAACCGGCCCAGGTTGCGCAGTGGCTCTGCAATCAGGAACAGGATAATGGGCCAGCTTGCCAGAAAGCCGATCGAATAGATCAGACCATCATAGCCGCTGGTGAAGACAAGTGCGGAGATGCCGAGCAGGGACGCGGCGGACATATAGTCGCCGGCGATGGCCCAGCCGTTTTGCATGGCGGTGATCTTGCCCCCCGCGGCGTAGTGATCTGCAACGCTGTGGGTGTTCCTGGCGGCCCAGCGCGTAATCAGCAGCGTTGATGCGACGAAGACCAGAAACATCACGATGGCGATGACGTTCAGCCCCTGGCCGACCGTCGGTGTGGCGGCGATGGCTGGCAAGGTGGCCGAAAACAATGCAATGAACAGTGAAAGTCGCTTCATTTTGCCGCCCCTTCGCGAATCGCGTGAATCATCGCGTCATGCACGGTGTTGGCACGATGGACATACAGGGCGACGAGGAAGAAGGTGATCGCGAACATGCCGAATCCGATCGGAATGCCGATGGACATTGGCTGTCCCGGCGTCAATGGACGTCCGAGCAGCGCCGGGTTGAAGGCGAGCGTGAGGATGTACCCGAAGTACACCGCCAGCATGAGAGTCGTAAGCGTATACGCGAAGCTGCGGCGCGCGCGGACCAGCGCCTGGAATGCCGGGTTGCTGAGCACCGGATTGGGTGGGGGAAGCGGCGTCGATGTTGCCTCATCACCGCTTGGCGGATACGTTGCGGCAAGGTGTTCCATGCTTGTCTCCATTTGGACGGATCTTCTCTATTGTTGGCGGCAGCGTAACTGGCTGGCAGCGCACCGCCGCCGGGGATAGCGGTATGCGGTAATGCGATCAGAATCGCGTCGACACCGCCGTCTCGCGCATGACTGCTTCCGGCGTGCGATAGCGCTCGGCCATCTGGCGATCGGTCTCGTCCTTGAGCTGGGCCTGCATGTAGGCGCCGAGGTGGCGGGCGTGCTGGACGATCGCCGCCCCCACTTGAACGCGCTCAGCGCTGTAGCCTTCGAGCGCCGCCGGTACGGTGTCGTGAGCCCGCAGCGCCTTCACCAGTGCCATGGCATCGCCTGCAGCCTTGGTCACACCCATACCGCAGTGAGGTCGCGCCACGAAGGCGGCATCGCCCAACAGCGCGACGCGATCGAACGCCATGCGCGGGACTTCAAGATCAAAGATTGGCTGGAACAGCGGTTGCGCGGCCTTTGTCACGACTTCGCCAAACTGGGGCGCCAGCAGGGTCAGCGCCGCTTCTTCCATGTCCGCGAGCACGTCGGGGCGGATCAGCGTAGGGGGAATACCACCCGACCAGCGCTTGCCGCTGGCGTCGGTCAGCAGATTGGGCAGATCGATGTCCTCGCTGGTGGCGCGATACCACACGAAGTTATAGCGTCGCTCGCCGGGCTGGGTGCTGTTGTCTTGGCCGGCCACCGGGTAGCCGAGAATCTGCTCGTGCGGTGGGAGGCAAAACCCGAACTTTTCGAACAGCGCATCCCGCGTGGACTCGCTGAGCGCCATTTCGTCCACCAGGCCGCGCCACGCAATGTAGCCCGCGTACTGGAGCTGGACATCAGGCAGCAGACGCTCGCGCAGCGCGGAGCGGAAACCGTCGGCGGCAATGACAAGATCGGCAGAATGCGTGGAACCATCATCGAGGGTCACGACGGCACGACCCGGCTCGCTCTCGACGGAAACCACGCTTCCCCCCGGTCGATAACAACCCAAATGGAAGGCTGCGCGCAGCACCTGATACATCTTGCCCCAAGCCGTCAGCATCTGAGGCATTTCCCGCTGCGAGAGCACTGATCCGTCCTGTGACAGCGTCAGGCGCGACTGCACGCGCACACCGATCGAATCGTCGACCTGGACACCTGCCGCGGCCAGCGCTTCGAACAACTCGGGGTGCGTGACAATGCCGGCACCGCGGCCTGCGAGCGCCTCAGGAACGCGCTCGAAGACTTCGACGTCCCAGCCGTCGCGAGACAGAAGATTGGCCGCAAAGAGCCCGCCCAGCGAGCCACCCACTACGATCGCCTTGGGCTGCCTGGAAAATACTGTCATGATCATTCTCCTGTCACTGCCATGCTGTGCGCAGTCGCGCTGCCACCTGGGATGTCAAGGCCCGCGACTTCTGCAGCGGGGTAATTCAGTTCGATGGTGACGCCAGACGGGTCTTCGATGAACACCTGGTGCAGGCCTAGGCTCGGCACCGTGCGGTCGCGCCAAGCCACGCCTTCAGCTTTCAGCTTCGCCCACATTTCCTGAACACCGGTGGCAAGGAAGGCGATGTGGTCGACTGTGCCGGTGCCGGAAACCGGGAGAAGACGGTCACCCAGATAGGCACTCAGGCCAAAGAGGTTGTCCGGATCGACGCCGATGATGTGCACCACGCCGAACTCGCTTTCGTCATCTCCCAAATACAGCCAGGCGCCGGGGAAATCGAACGGCGGGCGGTATCCCTGACGGAAACCAAGAATGCGTTGATAGAAGGCGCACGACCGGTCGAGGTCCGTGGTGCGGATCGAGTAGTGCGCAAGTTTCATAATTGCCATGGCTGCCTCTGCTATTTATCGATCGATAAGTGATCGGTAGATAAATTGTAGGCGAGCGGGTCCGGAGGGCCAAGCGTGATGCATGTGAGGATTTACCCTAGGTGCTATCGGCTGGTGTGCGACCAAGAGAGCACACTGGACTCTTATCGGGCCGCGTCCTGGCGCTGGTCCCCGCCGCCGGCGCTCATCGGGCCGCGACAACAGGGTAATCCCGGATCTTTCTCCGCTTTCTGATTGAAGCCCACCGTCCTACAATGCCACGCAAATAATCGAACGATAAATTGACTGGCGTTGTACTTTGCGTACGCATGGTCAGCGTCCTCCAAGCCGCGCTGGCCACACGCCGGAATAGGCCGGATGAAGGCAAGTGGTGCTTGGAACTTCAACAATAAAAGGAGACAGAGACATGGATTGTCCTTGCTGCGTATCGCCCAAACGGCGTCGACTGCTTGGTTCGGTGAGTGCAATCGCCGCGGGCATGATGGCAGGATTGCCAGCGTTGGCTGCGCAGCCGTCCACGGCCGCTGCGGGCACCGGCAAACCGCTTTCGATCGACATACACGCGCACTATTATTCCGAAAGCTTCCTGGGGCTTCTGGGTGGCGAAGGGAAGCAGTTCGGCGGCCACTTTTTCCGCAACGACGACTCCTTCACGTTCCAGACACCTGCCGGCGGACTGGGGCCTCTGCCCATGAAATTTATCGACGTGGAGCAGCGCGTCCGGGACATGGACAATTCAGGGGTCGACGTCCAGGCCATCTCCCTGAGCGTGCCAATGGTCTACTGGGCCGATCGCACACTCAACGCAAAGCTCGCCAGAGCATGGAACACCGCGGCCTCCGATGTCCACCGGAAGCATCCCACCAGGTTCGTCGTACTGGCGACGCTGCCGATGCTGAATGCGAATGACGCGATCGATGAACTTGAATTTGCGGCGGGATTGCCGGGCGTGCGCGGCATCTACATGGGAACGAACATCAACAATCGTGACCTCGATGACCCGCTGTTTTCGCCGATATTCAAGCGCATCGAGCAGCTGAATCTGCCGATCTTTCTTCATCCCCAGCAAACAGTGGGCGGCGCGCGACTCGCCGACTTTTATTTGAGCAACTTGCTCGGCAATCCGTTCGATACCGCGATCGCTGCGTCCCATCTGATTCTGGGCGGGGTCTTGGACAAGTATCCTGCGTTGCACTTCTCCCTGCCTCACGCGGGTGGCGCTCTGCCAATCCTTGTCGGGCGGATCGATGCGGGCTGGTCGATGCGTTCGGAAACGAAGCGCGTGGCACAGAAGCCCAGCAGCTACCTGCGCCGGTTTAGCTACGATACGATCTCGCACTCCGGCCCAACCCTTGACTTTCTCATTCGGAACATTGGGGCGGACCGCCTCGTGCTCGGCAGCGACTATTGCTTCGACATGGGCTATGAGCAACCCGTGCGCTTCCTGGATCGTCTCGCTCTGCCTGATGACCAGAAGCGCATGGTCGTTGGGGGCAACGCCGCACGTCTGCTGAACCTTTGAGTTCTCAGGCATAGCGGCCACTGGCTGAATGTAGTCCATGCTGGCGGCTCATCAGCGGCGGCCATAACGTGTACCCTGGTATCAGGCCAGCCTAGCGATCAACCCCCCGCCTGCGATAGCACCCACAGCATTGCCCCCACGGCTTCGGCCTGGGATCGCGTGTTTGTCTTGTCGAAAATCGCCCGCAACTGCGTACGCACGGTGGCGAGCGAGACCCTGGCGCTGGCGGCGTACTCGTCAGGGGTCTTGCCGCAAATCAACGCTTCAGCCACAGCCGCCTCGGCCGCTGACAGCCTGAAGGCCCCCTGCAACTGTCTTGCGGTTACCAGCGGCGCCGTGCCGCGCCGCCTGGCTGTAACCAGGAGGGTTGCATCGCCAAACGCCGCGCGCGTGTCCCGGCCGGGAACGCGTGCGATATTGAGGAATATTTCGGGCGTGGCTCCCGATGCGGCCCGCAACGCCAGGCTTTCGCCCTTGCGCGTCTTTCCCACGCGCGCCATGGCCGCCTGCAGGCCATCATTCTCGGCCGCTGTGGTCGCGGCCAGGCGCTCATGCTCCAGTTTCAAACAGGCGCTTGCGCGCAGCATCGCTTCGGCAGCCTGGTTGGCAAAGACCAGCCGAAAACGCCTGTCCAGCGTGAACACCGCAAGGCCCAGCTGCTCCATCAGTTCATTGCCAAGCGCGGCGTCGCGATGCAGGGTCCTGGCGTCCTGCCAGAGGTTGATGGAGCGCTGCAGGTGCCCGACCAGGCCCGCCGCCGCGGCGCGCTCTTCCAGTGTGTATGGCGGCCTGTCTTTCGCTCGCAGCAAGCCCAGCAGAATGTCATCACTGCCGGCGCGAGCCAGGCGTACGCCCTGCAGATAGCGCAACCCTGACGGAAGCTGGTAGTCCTGGAAAAACTCGCTGCGCGCAACGTCTTGCTCGGTAAGGCGGTCCTGGCAGCAGACAAATTCGCCTAGGGCCGCGGCTTCGACAAAGCTGCGCCGTGGATCCAATGCGCCGTAGTACTGATCGTAACTCTCGACGATGGCATCCCAGTCCCTGTCGGGCGTGTAGATGGACAGACGCGGGGCGTTGCGCAGTGCATCCCAGCTGAACATATGGAATACATTGGCGCCCAATGATTCGGCGACTGTCTGAAACACCTCCAGAAAGCCGTCCTCCCGGACTGCGGCCTCATAGAGGTCCCCGATGAGATGATCCCTTGGCAATTCCCCTTCTCCCCAAAGCTCTCTAATTCAGCGATTGCCTGATTGTCGCGACGCTGACGGTCTCTTACGGACCCGCCTAGCTTGCCCAAGCTGTCAGGGGATTTATGCCCCTCTCATTGGGGGTATCTGCGGATTTTCATCTGAATGAATGATGCGCGTCGCTCTGCGTTCTTCGCAGAATCGCCCCCGGGTGGTTTCGATCGCCCACAGTGAACGGGTGAGGCAACGAGCTTGCATTCATTCATACGACAGGGGGAAATCAAAACCATGAAAATCAGACTTCTAATATCCGCTATTGCAGCGGCAGCACTGACCGCGTGCGGAGGCGGGTCCTCGGACACCCAGTCGTCGGCGCCATCGACGCCGTCGACGCCTGGCACACCGGCCACCACCATCGCGGGAACGGCCGCCGTGGGTTCCGCGTTGCCCAATGCCACGGTCCAGGCCAAGTGCGCCAACGGCAGTGGTACCGCCACCACAGCCGCCGACGGGACGTTTACCATCAGCATTCCCGACGCCACGCGTCCGTGCGTGCTCAGCGTAACGACCCCCGACGGCACGATCCTTCACTCCGTCGTGGAAGCTGGAACCGGCACGACTGCCGCCGCCAATATCACGCCTCTCACCGAACTGATCACTGCGTCGATCGCAGGCGGCAGCACCCAGGACTTCTTCAACAGCTTTGACGCTCAGGCACAGGCGAAGCTGACCACGGACGGTGTAGCCACTGCGGTGGAGTCCGTCAAACTGATCCTTTCCGGGACGGTCGATCTCGCTGGCGTGGACCCGCTCAAGGGCACGCTGGTCGCCGCGCATGGCGACACGCCGGGCAATGCGCTTGACCAGAAGCTCGATACGCTCGGCGCCGCGCTCGAGTCGTCGCAAACCTCCCTTTCCCAGCTGTCTGCTGCTGTCGCGTCCAACAGCGGCTCGGCAGCCGGCGTGCAAACCATTCTCCAGCCCGCGTCGGCAACCTGCGCGACGTTCCGCAGCGGCAAGTACCAGAAGGTTGGCCTCACTGCCAACAGCGTGCAGAGGTTCACAATCGATGCGGTCAAGCTGACGCAGACGAACGACACGACCGGGGCGGTCGAACAATTCCAGGCGAACGACACGCAGGCCTGCCGCTTCGGCAACACCGACGCCAGGCTGCTGGTCTCCAAGTCCGGTATCGGCCTTGAGCGCCGCAACGGCCCATCCAGCCTGGTGATTCCTGACCAGACCATTCCGCTGAGCGAAATCACCGGAGACTGGATCGCCATGGGCTTCGAACGGCCCGAGGGCGGCGGCACGCTCGCGCCGGGACTGATCAAGTTCACCGTGGACAGCACTGGAAAGTTCGCCAGCGGTGCCGACTGCGGGTTGAGCGGCTGCTCGCCCTGGCCTGCGGAAGACCTTCCGGTCGTGTCAGTCAACGCGGATGGCGGATTCAATGTCACGGATTCGACAGGAACGGCCCGAGCGTTCGCCTTCAAGGGCGTCGATGGCGGCGTCGCGGTTGTGATCGTGCACAAGGGCGGCTTCATGATCGCAAAGCGGCCGACGCCGCGTGGTCTGCCGGCCGTGGGGGCCGTCAACGCCTACTGGGATGCTGTGATCAATATCAACGGGGGGACCGAAATCTCGGAGTATTCGAACACGGTGACGTCCGTCGACACGGCAGCAAATACCTATACTCGTCAACGTAACGACGGTCGCGTCGATCTTTGGCATAACAACATGCCGTCGGATGGGCTGCGTTATCGCCCTGCCGCACCAAATGCCGCTGAGGTTATCGGCATGAACGTGGCAAACACAGGCCTGACCGTGGCGATCAGCGTCAATCCGGCCAATAGTTTCTACGATATTTCGGTTGACCGGCCGTAAGGCGACTTGCCTGCAGTTCCGTCTGGCCCCACGTAACCCGTGGGGCCTTTTTATTTCTCCGGAGCGCAAGAGTTTTCGTGCTGGGTTCGCCGCAGCTCTATAAGTAGTGCGCGGCCGTTGCAGGCAGTCCGTGGCCGCATGAACGGCTTACGCGAGCACGTGAAACGGGCGTTGGAAGGCTACGGACCCGGCGTCTTGCCCGGGCGGGGCTTCCGCAGCGGACGGAAGCTCCAGTAGCGCGCGCACGTCCCGTTCGACCGTTGCGAGCGAAGCGGACCTGGATAGGGAGCGGGCAAACCGGCCGTCGAGGCCTGGCGGCAGACGCAGCCACATATTATCCGAGACCAGCAGCAGGCGCCTTGGCTTCAGCACCAGGCTGGCCAGGCGCAGCAGGTGCCAGCCGTCGGCAAGATCCGGCGGCATGCCGAACACGAGCAATGGCGGAGCCGGCAGGCGCGCATTGCGTGCCGCCAGCGCATCCGTCTCCACGAGTTCGACCCGGCCAATGCCCGGCATTTCCCCGAGCAGCCGCATGACTCCGTGCCGGTACACCGGCATGTCATCGATCACCACGGCATGTGCCTCGCGGCTGCGCCCCAGGACTTGCTCCCAGGCGGCCGCTCCACGGTTCGTCCAGCTCATCCTTGTCTCCTCCGGTTTGCCGGCGTTGGCTTCGTGGCCAGCGCCCTGCACCAGAACCAGCAAGGGCAATGCCAACTCTGGCAAGGCAGCCTCGTGCCATCGCGCGCAAGCGCGGGAGCCAGGCCCGCTGCGGGTTTCCGGGAGGCTGACGCAGACCTGCCGGCCTTTGCGGGCGACTGGCAGCCGCGGGGGAGGCGTTACGTGTAACGTAACGTGTTACGCGACCGACCCCGGCCGGAAGTTGGCGGCCGTCGAAACCCTCGTGCCGCGCAGAGCACGACGCCAATGAGCGAAAGCTGGTGCTCAATTGCGATTGGTCTCAATTCGCTTTAACCTGTCACGAAGCCCCAACCTGGAGCCGCGTGATGCAAGCACATCCCTTACGCCTCTCTCCCGGCGACGATCTGCGTGCCGCACTCGAAGACGTGCTGAGTCAGCTCAAGCTGCATGCGGCCTTCGTCATCCAGGGCATCGGGAGCCTCAGCGTTGCCCAATTGCGATTTGCCGGGGCGGAAGGCCCTACCGAACTGCGTGGCAATCTGGAAGTCCTGACGCTCGCCGGATCCCTGTCATCGGATGGAGCGCACCTGCATATGTCGGTTGCGGACTCGCGCGGGCGAGTGTTCGGTGGTCATGTGGCACGCGGTTGCACGGTCCGTACAACCGCGGAGATATTGCTGGCGCTGCTTCCCGAACATCGTTTTGCCCGGGAGTACGACCAGAATTCAGGGTTCATGGAACTGGTGGTACGGACTGAACAGCCCATGGAGTAGCCTCGAAACAACACCCGGGCAGCGTAGATGAATGAGGTCGTTCGACCCGTTTCAGCCAGTCGGTGCGAGTGTCCGGGCGATCGCCTTACGCATAAGGCCTATGCCCTGGCTCACTTGATGACCGTGTAGAGCGTGCGAGTGGTGATGTCCTTTCCGAACGAGCGTTCGAGCAGGCGCATGAACACCGGGCCTTTCTTCGGGTCGGGCACGTAGGCGCTGAAGACCTCCGTGGCACGGGCCTTGACGATGCTTGCGCCGTCGCGCTCGATGGGCAGCTTCACGTCTGGCGGCACCGGGCTGCGGAGAAAGGTGCCAATCCGCTTGGCCGAAGGCGCAAGGCTGAGCTCGGCGAAAGGGTCCGAGTCGATGAGGTCCTGGAGATAGCGGGCCGGCCGGACGAAGGTGTCGAAGCTGTGGCCTAGTTCAGACTGAATCGCCTTCTCGGCGCGTCGCTCCAGGCTGGCCAGTGACCACGATCGCGCGTCGAACACGACGTTGCCGCTGGAGAGCAAGGTTTTCACTTCGGAGAAGCCCGCGGCCTCGAGCAGCGCTTGAGTTCGGGCATCCGGGCGTTCATCGGGCTGACGCCGCGAAGAAAGGCAACGTATCGGGGCATGGCTATCTCGTAATTGCTGGCGAACCGCTACACGGCTTGCGGTCAACGGTGAATGCAGGGTGATGTTGATAGTACGGCGTTCGCTGGCCAATTGGCCAGCGCAGCGGCTCGTCAATGGAGCTATGTCCGCAGTAGTTACGAGGTCCCCGCTGCCCATCAATCCTGCAGGCCGAGGCGGCAAGGCTTACCTGGACCGGGGCGTCACCCAAGACGCCGTCGGCACCGTCAGTGGTTTGCGGCCTGTGCGGCCCGTGGGACGATCAGTCAAGCAACTGACCCGATTCGTCAAATGGATGTGTGGGCCAATTGATACAATCGCGAGCCCTATGCAGGCTGGTCCCCCGGCTGGTCGCGCCACCCCGATTCATTCATTGTGCCGCTGAGCGAGCGAAGGCATTTCTCGCCTCAAGGCCGGACCATCCATTGCAGGCTGTAGTAGCAGATACCCTCCCGGAGCCGATCCGGGGTGTGGAGAATTAACGCGCATGCCACCACGTACCATCTCCGCCGTGATCGCGGACGATCACCCGGTGATTCAACTCGCCGTCAAGACCACCCTGAGCGAGATCCCGAATGTCCAGGTTTCTGCGATGTGCGCTTCCGGCAGGGAGCTTTTCGCTGCGCTGGAGGCGCACCGGCCCGATCTCATTGTTACGGATTTCACAATGGGACGTTCCGAAGAGAGCGATGACGGACTTCGCCTGATCCGGCGACTCAAGCAGTCCAGCCCCGACACGCCGATCGTCGTCTTTACGATGCTGACCAACGGCGGTCTGCTCACGCGCATCCAGGAGACCGGTATCGCCGGCATCGTGGGGAAGAACGAGGACCCAGGCATCCTGCGGCAGATCTGCATTGATGCGATCTCCGGTCAGGGCCTGCGCTTGTCGCCGGGGGTATCGGCCAGGATGTCGAGCGCCGGCGCGCTGGCAGGCGCAAGCGCCAGCGCGCTGTCTCCGAAGGAGATCGAAGTCGTGCGGATGTTCGCCGCGGGAAGCACCGTCACCGCAATCGCCGGATACCTCCACCGCACGCTGGCGACCGTGGCGACACAGAAGCGCTCGGCCATGCGCAAGCTGAACATCACCAGCAACGCGGACCTCGTCGCGTACGCGCGCGACAACGGTCTGACATGATGCAGGGCACGTTCGAGCCGTCGCCCGACCTCCGCGCGGTTGAGCGGAATCTGCAGCGGGAACGCCGGGTCTTCTCGCTGGTGATTGTGTTGCTGGGGCTGCTTGCCGTGGCAATCGCCTCCACGGGCGTGTTCGTTCAGCTAAATGGCTCGCTGCGCGCCCAGGAGCAGGTGGCCCGCCTGTATGAGCAGGGTGTCGTCGATGCCGTCCTCGAACGCCGGAGTACACTGGCCGCGAGCAACCTGATCCTGGAACTGCGTGCCAATGGCACGCTTGCGCTCTCACCGGGCAGTCAGGGCGGCCTCTGCACGCAGGTTTTTCCGTCCGCGCCGGCCGACGACGTGCTGCAGCAGAGCTGCGACCAGTCGGTCGGCACGCTGATTGCCGCCAGCCAGAGGCCGTCGATCGAAATGATCTCGATCGCCAGCGGTGCGACGTATCGTTATGAATCGCCCGATGCATCGGGATCGGCGGCGCGGTCGATACCGCCGCCGATGCCGCCGGCACTCATCACCAGGACGATCCTCGATCGCTTCCGGAGCCGCGATATCGATGTTCTGCAGGCCGCGAGGGAAAAACGCGTCGAATGGCTGGGCGTCCCGGCCAGTGCGGCAGGCACCGATCCGGAGATGGTTGGCGCATCGCTGGTCGCGAAGGGAGACACGCTTTACGCGGTCGTGCTGACACGCATCCCACTGCACGAGCTACTGCGGCCTGCCGGGCCCAACCTGTCGATCCCCGAACCGATCGTGTTCGACAGCCTTGGCACTCCGCTGGTCGCGGCCGGCGCACGGGCCAACGCGCAACACCTGAATGCCAGGCTGGAAGCGCGGCCGGACGGATTATTCCACTGGGTCCCGGACTATGGCTGGGCAGTGCGCCGCCCGCCACTCGTGGCAGATTTCGGGCACCTGATCTTCGCGCTCCCGATCGGGCATCAGATTCGGGGGATGACGGAGGAACTGATTGTCATCGGCGCAATCACAGCCGTGCTGATTGCATTGCTGTTCGCGATGTACCGCTACTGGAACTATCGCTTCCTGACCGGCACTTATGCGGAAGCGGCGCGTGCACAGCGGCTCCTGCATGAAGCCCGGCTCGCGACCGAAGCGGCCGCCAGGGCCAGGGTGGCCTTCTTCGCGTCGATGAGCCACGAGATTCGCACGCCGCTTGCCTCGCTGCTGGGTAACATGGAACTCGTCGCAATGGGGCCTCTGGGGCCGGAGCAGCGGATGAGGGTGGGCGCGATGCAGGTGTCGGCGGAGGGACTGCTGCAGATCGTCAACGACGTGCTCGATTTCTCGAAGATCGACGTGGGCGCATTGAGCATCGAGGTACAGCCCGTATCCGTCACGGAGCTTCTCGGCCGCATCGCGATCGCCCATGCCCCGCTTGCCGCGCAGCGCGGACTGAGCTTCCTGGCGGTGTACAGCAGCCGCATTCCCTCGCAGCTCGATCTCGATCCCGTGCGCCTGACCCAGATCGTCAACAACCTGCTTGGCAACGCGTTCAAGTTCACCCAGGCGGGCAAGATCGTCCTGCGCGCGCAATGGCTGGAAGGGAATCTGGAGATCGTCATCGCCGATACCGGCATCGGCATACCGGATGAGTACCGGGACCGGCTCTTCCAGCCGTTCTCCCAGGTCGCCGACAATCGGATCGCCCAGGCGCGGGGAACCGGGCTGGGCCTGTCGATCTGCATGCGGCTGGTGGAACGGATGGGTGGCCGCATCATGCTGGACAGCACCCTGGGCGTGGGAACGCGCGT
Protein-coding regions in this window:
- a CDS encoding DUF485 domain-containing protein, whose translation is MEHLAATYPPSGDEATSTPLPPPNPVLSNPAFQALVRARRSFAYTLTTLMLAVYFGYILTLAFNPALLGRPLTPGQPMSIGIPIGFGMFAITFFLVALYVHRANTVHDAMIHAIREGAAK
- a CDS encoding amidohydrolase family protein; this encodes MDCPCCVSPKRRRLLGSVSAIAAGMMAGLPALAAQPSTAAAGTGKPLSIDIHAHYYSESFLGLLGGEGKQFGGHFFRNDDSFTFQTPAGGLGPLPMKFIDVEQRVRDMDNSGVDVQAISLSVPMVYWADRTLNAKLARAWNTAASDVHRKHPTRFVVLATLPMLNANDAIDELEFAAGLPGVRGIYMGTNINNRDLDDPLFSPIFKRIEQLNLPIFLHPQQTVGGARLADFYLSNLLGNPFDTAIAASHLILGGVLDKYPALHFSLPHAGGALPILVGRIDAGWSMRSETKRVAQKPSSYLRRFSYDTISHSGPTLDFLIRNIGADRLVLGSDYCFDMGYEQPVRFLDRLALPDDQKRMVVGGNAARLLNL
- a CDS encoding PPC domain-containing DNA-binding protein — encoded protein: MQAHPLRLSPGDDLRAALEDVLSQLKLHAAFVIQGIGSLSVAQLRFAGAEGPTELRGNLEVLTLAGSLSSDGAHLHMSVADSRGRVFGGHVARGCTVRTTAEILLALLPEHRFAREYDQNSGFMELVVRTEQPME
- a CDS encoding VOC family protein, producing MAIMKLAHYSIRTTDLDRSCAFYQRILGFRQGYRPPFDFPGAWLYLGDDESEFGVVHIIGVDPDNLFGLSAYLGDRLLPVSGTGTVDHIAFLATGVQEMWAKLKAEGVAWRDRTVPSLGLHQVFIEDPSGVTIELNYPAAEVAGLDIPGGSATAHSMAVTGE
- a CDS encoding response regulator transcription factor; translation: MPPRTISAVIADDHPVIQLAVKTTLSEIPNVQVSAMCASGRELFAALEAHRPDLIVTDFTMGRSEESDDGLRLIRRLKQSSPDTPIVVFTMLTNGGLLTRIQETGIAGIVGKNEDPGILRQICIDAISGQGLRLSPGVSARMSSAGALAGASASALSPKEIEVVRMFAAGSTVTAIAGYLHRTLATVATQKRSAMRKLNITSNADLVAYARDNGLT
- a CDS encoding helix-turn-helix transcriptional regulator, yielding MPRDHLIGDLYEAAVREDGFLEVFQTVAESLGANVFHMFSWDALRNAPRLSIYTPDRDWDAIVESYDQYYGALDPRRSFVEAAALGEFVCCQDRLTEQDVARSEFFQDYQLPSGLRYLQGVRLARAGSDDILLGLLRAKDRPPYTLEERAAAAGLVGHLQRSINLWQDARTLHRDAALGNELMEQLGLAVFTLDRRFRLVFANQAAEAMLRASACLKLEHERLAATTAAENDGLQAAMARVGKTRKGESLALRAASGATPEIFLNIARVPGRDTRAAFGDATLLVTARRRGTAPLVTARQLQGAFRLSAAEAAVAEALICGKTPDEYAASARVSLATVRTQLRAIFDKTNTRSQAEAVGAMLWVLSQAGG
- a CDS encoding FAD binding domain-containing protein; this translates as MTVFSRQPKAIVVGGSLGGLFAANLLSRDGWDVEVFERVPEALAGRGAGIVTHPELFEALAAAGVQVDDSIGVRVQSRLTLSQDGSVLSQREMPQMLTAWGKMYQVLRAAFHLGCYRPGGSVVSVESEPGRAVVTLDDGSTHSADLVIAADGFRSALRERLLPDVQLQYAGYIAWRGLVDEMALSESTRDALFEKFGFCLPPHEQILGYPVAGQDNSTQPGERRYNFVWYRATSEDIDLPNLLTDASGKRWSGGIPPTLIRPDVLADMEEAALTLLAPQFGEVVTKAAQPLFQPIFDLEVPRMAFDRVALLGDAAFVARPHCGMGVTKAAGDAMALVKALRAHDTVPAALEGYSAERVQVGAAIVQHARHLGAYMQAQLKDETDRQMAERYRTPEAVMRETAVSTRF
- a CDS encoding hybrid sensor histidine kinase/response regulator, coding for MMQGTFEPSPDLRAVERNLQRERRVFSLVIVLLGLLAVAIASTGVFVQLNGSLRAQEQVARLYEQGVVDAVLERRSTLAASNLILELRANGTLALSPGSQGGLCTQVFPSAPADDVLQQSCDQSVGTLIAASQRPSIEMISIASGATYRYESPDASGSAARSIPPPMPPALITRTILDRFRSRDIDVLQAAREKRVEWLGVPASAAGTDPEMVGASLVAKGDTLYAVVLTRIPLHELLRPAGPNLSIPEPIVFDSLGTPLVAAGARANAQHLNARLEARPDGLFHWVPDYGWAVRRPPLVADFGHLIFALPIGHQIRGMTEELIVIGAITAVLIALLFAMYRYWNYRFLTGTYAEAARAQRLLHEARLATEAAARARVAFFASMSHEIRTPLASLLGNMELVAMGPLGPEQRMRVGAMQVSAEGLLQIVNDVLDFSKIDVGALSIEVQPVSVTELLGRIAIAHAPLAAQRGLSFLAVYSSRIPSQLDLDPVRLTQIVNNLLGNAFKFTQAGKIVLRAQWLEGNLEIVIADTGIGIPDEYRDRLFQPFSQVADNRIAQARGTGLGLSICMRLVERMGGRIMLDSTLGVGTRVTVRLPLGVSDAVPPPVRPGLPPNRTLVLSREPECIEGLLNHFDWGACQPSARSNLDEPVDADSYDCLLVTEAFDPGHVMAWWPKPASVVWLKQLGPLVATTRPDGGREVSSYSLAGIHAAALAVITGAQPPKRSEEGLVGRPTSPLVGHAVLIAEDNLLNRNLLRDQLRALGARVIVAGNGIEAMAALRGNRMNAVLTDIDMPVMNGFDLLREMRHAGIDIPVYAVSASARPEDVAEGRARGFTGYLTKPVSLAALASVLARGDDGVGHEDVEQTTASPGDDALPELPRIPAGYVEAFLAQTGADLDKYDAIRAGRDMTGLAQLLHRIAGGLAVVGPSELAELCEDLRDYAADADGWDDEIELQSAYIAQSLRQLCQCLSAG